The proteins below are encoded in one region of Rhododendron vialii isolate Sample 1 chromosome 7a, ASM3025357v1:
- the LOC131334013 gene encoding putative RING-H2 finger protein ATL35, which produces MFYGLAWLIGDVVVPDQTLTIDPTIVYSEVKGFKVDGASLECAVCLSEFGKAEKLRLLPVCSHVFHPSCVDPWLSAHATCPLCRSNLAPEHDERRQTRYFTFLSRDPEPEPAGLVGINDSTTFERVRCSRKGYRSGSGGIRKLGFTATSSREVVVVDGGEEVTAVAPRSLLECVTMPLRRLVWESGERNKEVVEGGERSLRLDDGGVV; this is translated from the coding sequence ATGTTCTACGGCTTGGCGTGGCTAATAGGCGACGTCGTTGTTCCAGACCAAACCCTAACCATCGACCCGACCATCGTCTACTCCGAGGTCAAGGGGTTCAAAGTAGACGGGGCATCACTAGAATGCGCCGTGTGCTTAAGCGAATTCGGAAAAGCAGAAAAGCTCCGGTTGCTCCCGGTATGCAGCCACGTGTTTCACCCCAGCTGCGTCGACCCGTGGCTATCCGCCCACGCCACGTGCCCGCTTTGCCGGTCCAACCTTGCCCCGGAACACGACGAACGTCGCCAAACCCGTTATTTCACTTTCCTAAGCCGTGACCCGGAGCCGGAACCGGCTGGCTTGGTGGGGATAAATGATAGTACGACCTTTGAAAGGGTGAGGTGTTCGAGGAAGGGGTACAGGAGTGGAAGTGGGGGGATTCGTAAGTTGGGGTTTACGGCGACTTCGTCGCGGGAAGTGGTGGTTGTGGACGGTGGCGAGGAGGTGACCGCGGTGGCACCAAGGTCGTTGTTGGAGTGCGTTACGATGCCGTTGCGTCGGCTGGTTTGGGAGAGTGGTGAGAGAAACAAGGAGGTTGTTGAAGGTGGAGAGCGGTCATTAAGATTGGACGACGGTGGTGTGGTTTAG
- the LOC131332452 gene encoding putative clathrin assembly protein At4g40080, with protein MVRNKKPMRNLMGIFKDKASLIKAALSIKRAAAAVHVAVLRATTHSPSLPPPPHRVSALLSLGRDSRPAAWACVAAILDRLHATRDAYVALKCLITLHHVASEGSVVLKDQLSFYPSTGGRNFLNMSRFRDKRDPETWELSSWVRWYAAVLEGNLTVSRVLGTFLSSDSRRTDANLRNREELRVLTSADLVRDLDCLVDMVEEISRAPESLEFQRNDLVYEVVNFVGEYYRSTQYRILGRLGELGERIDGLSSGELSELTRSLERLEVCRGRLSALFVNKKRNDAFWEVVGGTKARAAKLEEERERGRWLVRVGRRREEEEGESTRCRERVGRPSQVLRLPYSGDWHGVDRVHFHIEPAMA; from the coding sequence ATGGTTCGGAACAAGAAACCGATGAGAAACCTCATGGGCATTTTCAAAGACAAGGCCTCGCTGATCAAGGCCGCCCTGTCGATCAAGCGCGCCGCGGCCGCCGTCCACGTCGCCGTCCTCCGCGCCACCACCCACAGCCCCTCCCTCCCGCCGCCGCCCCACCGCGTCTCCGCCCTCCTCTCCCTCGGCCGCGACTCCCGCCCCGCCGCGTGGGCCTGCGTCGCTGCCATCCTCGACCGCCTCCACGCCACCCGCGACGCCTACGTGGCGCTCAAGTGCCTCATCACGCTCCACCACGTCGCCTCCGAGGGCTCCGtcgtcttgaaggaccagctctCGTTCTACCCCTCGACGGGCGGCCGGAATTTCCTCAACATGTCGAGGTTTCGCGACAAGCGGGACCCGGAAACCTGGGAGTTGTCTTCGTGGGTGCGGTGGTACGCCGCCGTCTTGGAGGGCAACTTGACGGTTTCGAGGGTCTTGGGCACATTTCTCTCTTCCGACTCGCGAAGAACCGATGCCAATTTGAGAAACAGAGAAGAACTTAGAGTTTTAACGAGCGCGGATTTGGTTAGGGATTTGGATTGTTTGGTGGATATGGTGGAGGAGATTTCCAGGGCGCCGGAATCGCTGGAATTCCAACGGAACGATTTGGTGTACGAGGTGGTGAATTTCGTGGGGGAGTATTACCGGTCGACGCAGTACCGAATCCTGGGCCGACTCGGTGAGTTGGGGGAGAGGATCGACGGGTTGAGCTCGGGAGAGTTGTCCGAGTTGACTCGGAGCCTGGAGAGGCTGGAGGTGTGCCGGGGGAGGTTGTCCGCGCTGTTTGTGAACAAGAAGCGGAACGACGCGTTTTGGGAGGTGGTGGGGGGAACGAAGGCGAGGGCGGCGAAGctggaggaggagagggagagggggaggTGGTTGGTGCGGGttgggaggaggagagaggaggaggagggtgagTCAACTCGGTGTAGGGAACGAGTTGGTAGACCGAGTCAGGTTCTGAGGTTACCGTACAGTGGAGATTGGCATGGAGTGGACCGGGTACACTTCCATATTGAGCCGGCAATGGCGTGA
- the LOC131332972 gene encoding protein TRACHEARY ELEMENT DIFFERENTIATION-RELATED 7A-like, producing MPLLKNIDHMAYPYHSPPPPSPPSIAYPYYSPPPPPPDLPPPPPPACKYATTQPPPPPQAPHKLYTTPPPPSSPPPPQAPYKSYIAPPPKPQSPPPKPQSSPPPPQAPYKSYTAPPPKPQSPPLCQCVQPPPVNTPPTPSEAPKMAPTISPTPQPTAPPPQSPTPPPQSSTLPPGTPPYSHTPSPGMLPQNPTRPPVMPPQSPTPPSVMPPQSPSITPAKPPQPSTPPPVLTPRTSPPLPSHNLPPIQWPPLTPTPFAAPPLHYSIPPPTSVVVTPPPPSGGGDHTTVIVVCASLGGTFFLAFLVLGLFCLARKKKKPVMVPAAPCVEEGEAGYAVEAVSAEVEIHEAGGTYGEAGYAVEAVSAEVEIHEAGGTYGGGGDSGGSIAGGTYQPRPPYQPQAPEPPTHAPSSYQQS from the coding sequence ATGCCGCTTCTGAAAAACATTGATCACATGGCCTACCCATACCATTCTCCTCCACCGCCATCACCACCGTCGATCGCCTACCCATACTACtcacctccaccaccgccacccgacctACCCCCACCCCCGCCACCAGCATGTAAATATGCCACAACACAACCACCCCCGCCTCCACAAGCACCTCACAAGTTGTacacaacaccaccaccaccatcgtcaccaccacctccacagGCACCTTACAAGTCGTACATAGCACCGCCACCAAAaccacaatcaccaccaccaaaaccacaatcgtcaccaccacctccacagGCACCTTACAAGTCGTACACAGcaccaccaccaaaaccacAATCACCACCTTTATGTCAATGCGTTCAGCCCCCTCCAGTTAATACTCCCCCAACACCCAGTGAAGCACCAAAAATGGCACCAACAATATCCCCAACTCCACAACCTACTGCTCCGCCACCTCAGTCTcctactccaccaccacaatctTCTACTCTGCCACCAGGCACGCCCCCGTACTCTCATACTCCATCACCAGGAATGTTGCCACAAAACCCTACTCGACCACCGGTCATGCCACCCCAGTCCCCCACTCCACCCTCAGTCATGCCGCCGCAGTCCCCTAGTATAACTCCCGCTAAGCCACCCCAGCCCTCTACTCCACCGCCTGTCCTAACACCGCGCACTAGTCCTCCACTACCATCTCACAATCTACCACCAATTCAATGGCCACCTCTAACTCCAACCCCGTTTGCCGCTCCACCTCTTCACTATTCAATCCCACCACCAACGTCAGTAGTTGTGACGCCGCCACCACCTTCGGGCGGCGGTGACCACACCACTGTCATCGTAGTGTGCGCCTCGCTGGGCGGCACCTTTTTCCTTGCATTTCTTGTTCTCGGTCTATTCTGCTTAGccagaaagaagaagaagccagtCATGGTTCCGGCTGCCCCTTGTGTCGAGGAAGGAGAAGCTGGTTACGCTGTTGAAGCTGTGAGTGCAGAAGTAGAAATTCATGAAGCTGGCGGGACATATGGAGAAGCTGGTTACGCTGTTGAAGCTGTGAGTGCAGAAGTAGAAATTCATGAAGCTGGCGGGACATATGGCGGTGGCGGCGACAGTGGTGGAAGTATTGCCGGAGGCACGTATCAACCCCGTCCTCCTTATCAACCGCAAGCTCCCGAACCTCCTACCCATGCTCCAAGCTCTTATCAACAAAGCTAA
- the LOC131333904 gene encoding NDR1/HIN1-like protein 3 — protein MSSPKQPHLNGAYYGPSIPPPPSKSYHRPGRGSSCNPCSCFFGLIFKTLFTVLFTVGLLVFLFWLAFRPNRVKFHVTDAALTQFNLNTTTNTLYYNLDLNLTIRNPNKHIGIYYDRIEARAFYGGQRFASSSTLPRFYQGKKNTTELNVVLKGQNIVVAGQGNNDDLLSDYNSEKASGVYGIDVKLYLRVRFKLRTLKTPRFKPKIECDLKVPLDSNGKASATFQTTKCGFDW, from the coding sequence ATGTCCAGCCCAAAGCAACCCCACTTGAACGGAGCCTACTACGGCCCCTCAATCCCACCACCCCCGTCAAAATCTTACCACCGCCCCGGACGCGGCAGCAGCTGCAACCCCTGTTCCTGCTTCTTCGGCCTAATCTTTAAAACCCTCTTCACAGTCCTCTTCACCGTCGGCCTCCTCGTCTTTCTCTTCTGGCTCGCCTTCCGCCCCAACAGGGTCAAGTTCCACGTCACTGACGCCGCCCTCACCCAGTTCAACCtcaacaccaccaccaacaccctTTACTACAACCTGGACCTCAACCTCACCATCCGGAACCCCAACAAGCACATCGGGATCTACTACGACCGCATCGAGGCGCGGGCGTTTTATGGCGGCCAGCGCTTCGCCTCGTCGTCGACGCTGCCGCGGTTTTACCAGGGGAAGAAGAACACCACGGAGTTGAACGTGGTTTTGAAGGGGCAGAATATCGTGGTGGCGGGCCAGGGGAATAATGATGATCTCTTGTCGGATTACAATTCGGAAAAGGCCTCGGGAGTTtacggcatcgatgtcaagctTTATCTTCGGGTTAGGTTCAAGCTGCGTACGCTTAAGACTCCGAGGTTTAAGCCCAAGATCGAGTGCGATCTGAAAGTGCCGTTGGATTCGAATGGGAAAGCGTCTGCTACTTTTCAAACTACCAAGTGTGGATTCGATTGGTAA